In a single window of the Eshraghiella crossota genome:
- the mobC gene encoding plasmid mobilization relaxosome protein MobC translates to MSNNLNQYARKANETGKLYEEDIAEIKKMNNEQTELLKKALEAVIHLYEDDSKKRK, encoded by the coding sequence ATTAGTAATAATCTCAATCAGTATGCCAGGAAAGCAAATGAAACAGGAAAGCTGTATGAAGAGGATATTGCAGAAATAAAAAAGATGAATAATGAGCAAACAGAACTTTTGAAAAAGGCACTTGAAGCAGTTATTCATCTATATGAGGACGATTCAAAGAAGAGAAAGTGA
- a CDS encoding type II toxin-antitoxin system RelE/ParE family toxin, whose product MIYDIVISDQAEIDLRGIFEYIAFELQVPENASGQLDRLEACIMDLDHMPKRYRQYELEPWKSRGLRVAPVDNYLVLYIPDDDTQVVTIIRVMYGGRDVDTQLKRFTKTK is encoded by the coding sequence ATGATTTATGATATCGTGATTTCAGATCAGGCCGAGATAGACCTTCGTGGAATCTTCGAATACATTGCTTTTGAACTGCAGGTACCAGAAAATGCAAGTGGTCAGCTTGATAGGCTTGAAGCATGTATTATGGATCTTGATCATATGCCAAAGAGATATCGACAATATGAATTGGAACCATGGAAAAGTCGAGGGCTGCGCGTAGCACCAGTAGACAATTATCTTGTTCTATATATTCCGGATGATGATACACAAGTGGTTACGATTATCCGTGTTATGTACGGTGGACGAGATGTGGATACGCAATTAAAAAGATTTACAAAAACAAAATAA
- a CDS encoding response regulator transcription factor, with translation MNILTVEDDNMIREGISEYLSEFGYTVIQAKDGREALSKFNSDINLVILDIQIPFINGLEVLKEIRKKSFLPILILTAFSDEEYKIDAFTNLVDGYMEKPFSLPVLKARIDSLIKKNYGHLEMFEYKNLSVNFNSYTAKINGEEIDVNAKELEVLKCLLDNNGQVLTRMQIIDYVWKDSEEAPYDRVIDVYIKELRKKLQLDCITTIRNVGYKLEIK, from the coding sequence ATGAATATATTAACTGTTGAAGATGATAATATGATAAGAGAGGGAATAAGTGAATATCTTTCAGAATTTGGATATACTGTTATTCAGGCTAAAGATGGAAGAGAAGCATTGTCAAAATTTAATAGCGATATAAATCTGGTTATCTTAGATATTCAAATACCTTTTATTAATGGTTTAGAAGTGTTGAAAGAAATTAGAAAGAAAAGCTTTTTACCAATTCTAATCCTGACTGCATTTAGTGATGAAGAATATAAAATTGACGCATTTACTAATTTGGTAGATGGATATATGGAAAAGCCATTTTCATTGCCGGTCTTAAAGGCCAGAATAGATTCCTTAATTAAGAAGAATTATGGACATTTAGAGATGTTTGAATATAAGAATCTATCAGTTAATTTTAATAGCTATACAGCTAAAATAAATGGAGAAGAGATAGATGTAAATGCAAAAGAACTAGAAGTATTAAAATGTTTATTGGATAATAATGGACAAGTGTTAACAAGAATGCAAATTATTGATTATGTATGGAAAGATAGCGAAGAAGCTCCTTATGATCGAGTAATAGATGTATACATAAAAGAACTTAGAAAAAAATTACAATTAGACTGTATAACTACTATAAGAAATGTAGGATACAAATTGGAGATAAAATGA
- a CDS encoding uracil-xanthine permease family protein produces the protein MDNKQKDGIYNARELGAPKTVILGLQHMFAMFGSTVLVPILTGLSVSTTLLFAGLGTLIFHFITKRKVPAFLGSSFAFLGGYMAIAPLLEDANGNLTVPNPALPYACAGVAVAGLVYLLLALFIKIFSASKVMRFFPPIVTGPIIIAIGLTLSQSAVNSCSTNWWIALVAIVVVIVCNIFGKGMIKIIPILIGVVASYVVAAVTGNVDFSGVKEAAWVGVPIVKDSTVFSIFGKGFDSSLLITSIITIVPISLATIVEHIGDISAISSTTGINYIKDPGLHRTLTGDGIATTVASLFGAPANTTYGENTGVLALSKVYDPFVIEIAAAFAILFSFCPKFAAVISAMPSATVGGISLVLYGMISAVGVRNVVENKVDFSKSRNVIIAALILVLSIGINYSAAGAISFTIKDVTISLSGLAVGAIVGILLNAILPGKDYKFEDDEPNDTGVNFQVGDDFSEDSGNAK, from the coding sequence ATGGATAACAAACAAAAAGACGGCATTTACAATGCCAGGGAACTTGGCGCTCCTAAGACTGTCATTCTCGGACTTCAGCACATGTTTGCTATGTTCGGTTCAACAGTATTAGTCCCAATTCTTACCGGACTCAGTGTATCGACCACACTTTTATTCGCAGGGCTTGGTACATTAATTTTTCACTTCATCACTAAGAGAAAAGTACCTGCATTTCTTGGTTCATCATTCGCTTTTTTAGGCGGATACATGGCAATCGCACCCTTACTTGAAGATGCCAACGGAAATTTAACGGTGCCTAATCCCGCACTTCCATACGCATGTGCAGGTGTCGCAGTTGCAGGTCTTGTCTATCTTTTACTTGCACTTTTTATCAAAATATTCAGTGCCAGCAAGGTAATGAGATTTTTCCCACCGATAGTAACAGGTCCTATTATAATTGCAATCGGTCTTACACTATCACAGTCAGCTGTAAACAGCTGCTCTACCAACTGGTGGATTGCTCTTGTAGCTATAGTAGTAGTTATTGTATGTAATATATTCGGAAAAGGAATGATTAAGATTATTCCAATTCTTATCGGTGTAGTTGCATCTTATGTTGTTGCTGCAGTTACAGGTAATGTGGATTTCTCAGGAGTTAAGGAAGCTGCATGGGTTGGCGTCCCTATTGTAAAAGATTCAACCGTATTTTCCATTTTCGGAAAAGGATTTGACAGTTCATTATTAATTACATCAATTATTACAATTGTACCTATTTCCCTTGCTACAATTGTTGAACATATCGGAGATATTTCAGCTATTTCATCAACAACAGGCATTAATTATATTAAAGATCCGGGACTTCATCGTACCCTCACAGGTGATGGCATTGCAACAACCGTTGCATCGCTTTTCGGTGCCCCTGCCAATACAACATACGGTGAAAACACAGGTGTACTTGCTCTTTCTAAAGTATATGATCCATTTGTAATTGAAATAGCCGCAGCTTTTGCAATTCTTTTCTCATTCTGCCCTAAATTTGCCGCAGTAATCAGTGCTATGCCATCTGCTACGGTTGGTGGTATATCCCTTGTGCTTTATGGTATGATTTCGGCAGTCGGTGTAAGAAATGTTGTAGAAAACAAAGTTGACTTTTCAAAGTCAAGAAATGTTATTATTGCAGCTCTTATCCTCGTTCTTTCAATCGGAATAAATTACAGTGCCGCAGGTGCAATAAGCTTTACCATTAAAGATGTAACAATAAGTCTTTCAGGTCTTGCCGTAGGTGCCATTGTCGGTATTCTCCTCAATGCAATTCTTCCGGGCAAAGACTACAAATTTGAAGATGACGAACCTAATGATACAGGTGTAAATTTTCAGGTAGGTGACGATTTTTCCGAAGATTCAGGGAATGCAAAATAG
- a CDS encoding radical SAM protein — MQCKNNVNRGVFLENTGCGLCNRKCRVDRDNGEKGFCGETSEIRCGRAALHMWEEPCISGTRGSGTVFFTGCVLKCVFCQNSVLAESKVGKPVTVSRLAEIFLELQNKGAHNINLVTPTHFVPSIRESIILSKKNGLAVPIVYNTGSYESVDTIKSLEGLVDIYLPDLKYVSSELSKKYSKVPDYFEVARKAIGEMVRQTGTPEFDDDGIMKKGVIVRHLLLPGCLSDSKNVIKYLYDTYRDDIFISIMNQYTPMEGIGDKYPELNRKVRKKEYDRLVDYAIDIGVTNGFIQEGGTAKESFIPEFTEEGI, encoded by the coding sequence ATGCAATGTAAAAATAACGTAAACAGAGGTGTTTTTTTGGAAAATACAGGATGCGGTCTTTGCAACAGAAAATGCAGGGTTGACAGGGACAACGGAGAGAAAGGTTTTTGCGGGGAAACCAGTGAAATCAGGTGCGGCAGGGCGGCACTTCATATGTGGGAGGAACCCTGTATATCGGGAACCCGTGGATCGGGAACAGTGTTTTTCACGGGATGTGTCCTGAAATGTGTATTCTGCCAGAATTCAGTTCTTGCAGAATCTAAAGTAGGCAAGCCTGTCACAGTTTCAAGACTTGCGGAAATCTTTCTGGAGCTTCAAAATAAGGGTGCGCACAATATCAACCTGGTCACGCCCACCCATTTTGTTCCGTCAATCAGGGAGAGCATTATCCTTTCAAAGAAAAATGGACTTGCGGTGCCTATTGTATATAATACGGGGAGTTATGAGTCCGTGGATACAATAAAAAGCCTTGAGGGATTAGTCGATATTTACCTTCCCGATCTTAAGTATGTTTCTTCGGAACTTTCTAAGAAATATTCTAAAGTTCCGGATTATTTTGAAGTTGCCAGGAAAGCAATCGGCGAAATGGTCAGACAGACGGGAACACCGGAGTTTGATGATGACGGTATTATGAAAAAGGGTGTAATCGTAAGGCACTTGCTTTTACCCGGATGTCTTTCCGACAGCAAAAATGTGATAAAATATTTGTACGATACTTACAGGGATGATATTTTTATAAGCATAATGAACCAGTATACACCAATGGAAGGAATCGGCGATAAATACCCGGAGCTTAACAGAAAAGTGCGGAAAAAAGAGTATGACCGTCTGGTGGATTATGCCATAGACATTGGTGTTACCAACGGATTTATCCAAGAGGGCGGGACAGCAAAGGAAAGTTTTATACCTGAATTCACGGAGGAAGGAATTTGA
- a CDS encoding ABC transporter ATP-binding protein produces MDILEIKNVAYSYANSKEKVLSGVNQKFELGKFYAIVGKSGTGKSTLLSLLAGLDKPQTGKILFKNEDIQKKGYSNHRKNNISLVFQNYNLIDYLSPIENIRLVNKSADESILFELGLNKKQIKRNVMKLSGGQQQRVAIARALVSDAPIILADEPTGNLDSATAGEIINILKKLAKDRNKCVIVVTHSKEAADSADIILELSGKKLKKVK; encoded by the coding sequence ATGGATATATTAGAAATAAAGAATGTAGCATATAGTTATGCAAATTCCAAAGAAAAAGTTTTGTCAGGAGTAAATCAAAAATTTGAACTTGGGAAGTTTTATGCGATAGTAGGAAAGTCAGGAACAGGAAAATCTACACTTCTTTCCTTACTTGCTGGACTCGATAAACCTCAAACAGGAAAAATATTGTTTAAGAATGAAGATATACAAAAGAAAGGATATAGTAATCATAGAAAAAATAATATATCTTTAGTATTTCAAAACTATAATTTAATAGATTATTTATCACCGATTGAAAATATTAGATTAGTGAATAAATCAGCAGATGAAAGTATTCTGTTTGAACTAGGTTTAAATAAAAAACAAATAAAAAGAAATGTTATGAAATTATCTGGCGGGCAGCAACAAAGAGTGGCTATTGCCAGAGCATTGGTATCAGATGCTCCAATAATACTAGCTGATGAGCCTACCGGTAATCTAGACAGTGCTACTGCCGGAGAAATAATTAATATATTAAAGAAATTAGCTAAAGACAGAAATAAATGTGTAATAGTTGTAACACATAGTAAGGAAGCAGCAGATTCTGCAGATATCATTTTAGAACTAAGTGGTAAGAAGTTGAAAAAAGTAAAATAA
- a CDS encoding ABC transporter permease: MIKNAIAYITRKRNRTLIIFIILTIVFSCLYSCLTIMKSSNEIEKALYESSNSSISITKKDGEYFNVNQFKDIEKLKEVEEIIIQYDGLAKLKDAKVVSGEQIINREDLSDEFKNVVSFEATNNTKRNILFSSRVFTIKEGKNIGENDKNSIIVHEEFAKKNNLKLGDEVNLELLDIEKSGRIKSHKFKIIGIFSGKKQETYTGLSSDFSENMMFVDYSTSQEILNKSENNKIANKILMYSGSAESTDLALNKLKELKIDESKYFVEKDSNAFEESLESASGIKHMIKIMTYSIMLGGMVILSLILILWLRERIYEIGIFLSIGTSKIQIIMQFIFELLFISIPSIIASLFLGNVLLRVIAGGFINSDNSMISGGNLINNSSFILNITTLGQSYLILISIIVLSVVFASSLILIKKPKEILSKIS; encoded by the coding sequence GTGATAAAAAATGCTATAGCATACATTACAAGAAAGAGAAATAGAACTTTAATAATTTTTATCATATTGACTATAGTTTTTTCTTGTTTGTATTCTTGCTTGACAATAATGAAATCAAGCAATGAAATAGAAAAGGCTTTATATGAAAGTTCTAATTCTTCAATTTCAATAACAAAAAAAGATGGTGAATATTTTAATGTTAATCAATTTAAAGATATTGAAAAATTAAAAGAAGTTGAAGAAATAATAATTCAATATGATGGATTAGCAAAACTAAAAGATGCTAAAGTAGTTAGCGGAGAACAAATAATAAATAGAGAAGATTTATCTGACGAATTTAAGAATGTTGTTTCATTTGAAGCTACAAATAATACTAAAAGAAATATTTTATTTAGTAGTAGAGTGTTTACAATTAAGGAAGGTAAAAATATAGGAGAAAATGATAAGAATTCAATTATTGTTCATGAAGAATTTGCTAAAAAAAATAATCTAAAATTAGGTGATGAAGTTAATCTTGAATTACTTGACATTGAAAAAAGTGGAAGAATAAAGAGTCATAAATTTAAAATTATAGGTATCTTTTCCGGTAAAAAACAAGAAACATATACAGGATTATCTTCTGATTTTAGTGAAAATATGATGTTTGTAGATTATTCAACAAGTCAAGAGATACTAAATAAATCAGAAAATAATAAAATTGCAAATAAAATTTTAATGTATTCCGGCAGTGCAGAATCTACAGATTTAGCCTTAAACAAATTGAAAGAGCTTAAGATTGATGAGTCAAAGTATTTTGTTGAAAAAGATTCTAATGCGTTTGAAGAGTCTTTAGAGTCAGCGAGTGGAATAAAACATATGATAAAAATAATGACTTATTCTATTATGTTAGGCGGGATGGTTATTCTTTCATTGATTTTGATTCTATGGTTAAGAGAAAGAATCTATGAAATAGGCATATTTTTATCTATTGGAACATCTAAGATACAAATTATAATGCAATTTATATTCGAGTTATTATTCATATCGATACCAAGTATAATAGCTTCCTTATTTTTAGGAAATGTATTGCTAAGAGTAATTGCAGGCGGATTCATTAACTCAGATAACTCAATGATTTCTGGTGGAAATTTAATAAATAACAGCAGTTTTATTTTAAATATTACAACACTTGGACAAAGTTATTTAATATTAATAAGTATTATTGTTTTATCAGTTGTATTTGCTTCTTCATTAATATTAATCAAGAAGCCTAAAGAAATATTATCAAAAATAAGTTAG
- a CDS encoding DUF1648 domain-containing protein — MKSKRAMWIFAAIPMIVTSIVLQFMPDTIPMHHDLAGNTDRWGSKMESFIFPIIILLITLFWNILICIYEKKAVKSQNEKEQMEARTSAKLLSIVGISQAIMFGVLHYFILYASFQQAIVNGSKATIDIAKVSCILCGIMLIVLGNYMTKSKKNAVIGLRTSWSIFNDNTWRKSNRFGAICIIIAGGLTVVTSAFANGIISTIFLLLYIIVASVLAVIYSKKVYDNERKKEQNI; from the coding sequence ATGAAAAGTAAGAGAGCAATGTGGATATTCGCCGCAATTCCAATGATTGTTACAAGTATTGTTCTTCAGTTTATGCCTGATACAATACCTATGCACCATGATTTGGCAGGAAATACTGACAGATGGGGAAGTAAAATGGAAAGTTTTATATTTCCTATTATCATTTTACTTATTACATTATTTTGGAACATATTGATTTGCATATATGAGAAAAAGGCTGTTAAGTCCCAAAATGAAAAAGAACAGATGGAAGCAAGAACATCTGCGAAATTGTTGTCTATAGTTGGCATTTCCCAGGCGATTATGTTTGGGGTTTTGCATTATTTTATTCTCTATGCTTCTTTTCAACAAGCTATTGTTAATGGCTCGAAGGCAACAATTGATATTGCAAAAGTTTCTTGTATCTTATGTGGGATTATGCTCATTGTACTTGGAAATTATATGACTAAATCAAAGAAAAATGCAGTAATAGGGTTAAGGACAAGCTGGAGCATATTTAATGATAATACCTGGAGAAAAAGTAATCGATTTGGGGCAATATGTATTATCATTGCAGGAGGATTAACTGTTGTTACATCTGCTTTTGCGAACGGAATAATAAGTACAATTTTTTTACTATTATATATTATAGTGGCATCAGTATTAGCAGTGATTTACTCTAAAAAAGTTTATGATAATGAAAGAAAAAAGGAACAAAATATTTAG
- the rlmD gene encoding 23S rRNA (uracil(1939)-C(5))-methyltransferase RlmD, whose amino-acid sequence MNKCRYSAKCGGCVHMGKKYSESLEYKQKMIEKLIRPFCKVNKIIGMDEPYFYRNKVHAVVGGDRKGNIYAGTYEAGSHKIVPIDKCLLDNEKADAIIATVIKLMKSFKYRPYNEDTGRGFLRHILIRTAEVTGEIMVTLVVGENIFPSKSNFIKALTAEHPEITTIVMNVNSKRTSMVLGEKEETLYGKGYIEDILCGKRFRISSKSFYQVNHEQTEKLYNIAIGYAALTGKENVFDAYSGIGTIGICASDNALSVTGVELNRDAVKDALTNCKLNNLKNVKFMAGDAGEHMEKEAASGRKYDVVFMDPPRSGSSLKFINSVCKMAPSKVVYISCGPESLARDLQLFKKKGYRVVECQPVDMFGWTGHVECVVLLTKVQK is encoded by the coding sequence ATGAATAAATGCAGATATTCAGCCAAATGCGGTGGCTGTGTCCATATGGGCAAAAAATACAGCGAGAGCCTTGAATATAAGCAGAAAATGATTGAGAAGCTTATAAGACCTTTTTGCAAGGTTAATAAAATTATCGGAATGGATGAGCCGTATTTTTATCGTAACAAAGTTCATGCCGTTGTGGGTGGCGACAGAAAGGGCAATATCTACGCCGGAACTTACGAGGCGGGAAGCCACAAAATAGTACCTATTGATAAGTGTCTGCTTGACAATGAAAAAGCCGATGCCATCATTGCCACTGTAATAAAGCTGATGAAATCTTTTAAATACAGACCTTATAACGAGGATACCGGCCGAGGATTTTTGCGGCATATTCTCATAAGAACGGCGGAAGTTACAGGTGAAATTATGGTTACACTTGTGGTTGGTGAAAATATTTTCCCATCCAAAAGCAATTTTATCAAAGCTCTTACTGCGGAGCATCCCGAAATCACCACAATCGTAATGAATGTTAATTCAAAGCGTACAAGTATGGTTCTTGGTGAAAAGGAGGAAACGCTTTATGGGAAGGGCTATATTGAAGACATTCTTTGCGGCAAAAGATTCCGCATATCTTCAAAATCTTTTTATCAGGTCAATCATGAACAGACGGAGAAACTATATAATATCGCCATTGGATATGCCGCACTTACCGGAAAGGAAAATGTTTTTGACGCATACAGCGGAATAGGTACTATCGGCATCTGTGCTTCTGATAATGCTTTGTCGGTAACGGGGGTTGAGCTTAATCGTGATGCGGTAAAAGACGCCCTTACAAACTGTAAACTCAACAATTTGAAAAACGTGAAATTCATGGCAGGAGATGCGGGGGAACATATGGAAAAGGAAGCAGCTTCGGGACGTAAATATGACGTTGTCTTTATGGACCCACCACGAAGCGGCAGTTCTTTGAAATTCATCAATTCGGTGTGCAAGATGGCTCCTTCAAAGGTTGTATACATTTCCTGCGGTCCCGAAAGCCTCGCAAGGGATTTGCAGCTTTTTAAGAAGAAAGGCTACCGCGTTGTGGAATGTCAGCCCGTGGATATGTTCGGGTGGACGGGGCATGTGGAGTGCGTGGTTCTGTTGACTAAAGTACAGAAGTAA
- a CDS encoding two-component sensor histidine kinase: MKKLKIFPKMFIQIFSVLGIIIILVHLLVYFIFPKTYLETRKEKIHNIADEISGNMNGKEMKYIEQTLELYSKSSEIKAFIKEKNNKNEIQIKDDINVNLESDSNSLIIEEREIKLNDGKKINLQFVSTADMQKDAKNLSVKFLPYSLLISISFSAIISLIYAKLIKNNIQEIKIVTDKMKKLDKETRLKVSSNDEVGELKQQINDLYSTLLITIDNLEFKNKEILKLEKLKYDFFKGASHELKTPLASLKIILENMKYNIGKYKDRDTYINECIEIVDSLTKNISQILSVHSIENLNNDEEYLKINDTLEDILEKYEILANQKKITVNNYISDENIYIGKTALKIILSNLISNAIKYTDVNGVINIGIANDWLYIENTYGNNKIKDMDKIFDVKFDLNKENSNGLGLYIVSNILNNYNIEYKALQDEEFFIFKIKM; encoded by the coding sequence ATGAAAAAATTAAAGATATTTCCCAAAATGTTCATACAAATATTTTCTGTTCTTGGAATAATAATTATATTAGTCCATTTATTAGTTTATTTTATCTTCCCTAAAACATATTTGGAGACGAGAAAAGAAAAGATCCATAATATTGCAGATGAAATTTCTGGTAATATGAATGGAAAAGAAATGAAATATATAGAACAAACTTTGGAGCTTTATTCGAAGAGCAGTGAAATAAAAGCATTTATAAAAGAAAAAAATAATAAAAATGAAATACAAATCAAAGATGATATAAATGTTAATTTAGAAAGCGATAGTAATTCTTTGATAATTGAAGAAAGAGAAATAAAGCTTAATGATGGTAAAAAAATAAATTTACAATTTGTTTCTACAGCTGATATGCAAAAAGATGCGAAAAATTTAAGCGTTAAATTTTTACCATATTCTTTATTAATATCAATTTCCTTTTCTGCTATTATTTCTTTAATTTATGCAAAATTAATAAAAAATAATATACAGGAAATAAAAATTGTTACTGATAAAATGAAGAAACTTGATAAAGAAACGCGATTAAAAGTTAGCTCTAATGATGAAGTTGGCGAACTAAAACAACAAATTAATGATTTGTATTCTACTTTATTAATAACGATTGACAATTTGGAATTTAAAAATAAAGAAATTTTAAAATTAGAAAAGTTAAAATATGACTTTTTTAAAGGTGCATCCCATGAACTTAAAACTCCTCTTGCCAGTCTTAAAATAATACTGGAAAATATGAAATACAATATTGGAAAATATAAAGATAGAGATACTTATATTAATGAATGTATTGAAATCGTTGATAGCTTGACCAAAAACATTTCTCAAATATTATCAGTTCATTCTATAGAAAACTTGAATAATGATGAAGAATATTTGAAAATAAATGATACATTAGAAGATATATTAGAAAAATACGAAATATTAGCAAATCAAAAGAAAATAACGGTCAATAATTACATATCAGATGAGAATATTTATATAGGAAAAACAGCATTAAAGATTATTTTATCTAATTTGATTAGTAATGCGATAAAATATACCGATGTAAATGGTGTAATTAATATTGGGATAGCTAATGATTGGTTATATATAGAGAATACATACGGTAACAATAAAATTAAGGATATGGATAAAATATTTGATGTAAAATTTGATTTAAATAAGGAAAATAGTAATGGATTAGGCTTGTATATTGTAAGCAATATCCTGAATAATTACAATATAGAATATAAAGCATTGCAGGATGAAGAATTTTTTATCTTTAAAATTAAAATGTGA
- a CDS encoding type II toxin-antitoxin system RelB/DinJ family antitoxin: MATKSANLYVRIEPDVKEQAEGILAALGIPASNAINMFYKQIILQRGLPFEVKMPSVRPVDVSASSEAQMNAELEKGYADMQAGRTRTAKSVFADIRKDYNL, translated from the coding sequence ATGGCAACAAAATCAGCAAATTTATACGTGCGCATTGAGCCTGATGTAAAAGAACAGGCAGAAGGAATCTTAGCAGCATTAGGAATTCCTGCATCCAATGCAATAAATATGTTTTACAAACAAATTATTCTTCAAAGAGGACTTCCTTTTGAAGTGAAAATGCCATCCGTTCGTCCTGTAGACGTTAGTGCATCATCAGAAGCACAGATGAATGCAGAACTAGAGAAAGGATATGCGGATATGCAGGCTGGCCGTACAAGAACAGCAAAATCTGTTTTTGCTGATATTCGCAAAGATTACAATTTATGA
- a CDS encoding ABC transporter permease yields MIKNAFAYVTRKSLKSLIIMLVILAMSTLSLISLSIKDATDRASKETFANITNSFSMEINRQVNPGTPRGGGNVKGEDIKKISQTDSIDSYVKRINSVADLVDYDIIETQETLANQSPERAKNFKRTVMLTGVNDSSKETKFVSGAYKLVEGKHLENEDKNKILMHKDLAEKNNLKVGDKIKIKSNLFDADNEKHADETVEVEIKGLFDGHNSGGVSAAQELYENTLITDVHTAAKVYGNTEDTAVYQDATFFVKGDKNLDSVIKDIKKLDINWRAYNLIKSSSNYPALQQSISGIYSISNKLFAGSLIFAGVVVSLLLLLWMNARKKEIAVLLSLGKSKLEIFGQFLFEMVFISIPAYAGSYFLAQYTAEKLGNNILNKVTGNIAKQIGRQSASSQLGGGAEAEGFNKTLSSLDINVLPKFIVYVVIFMSLVLLVSLIISSFNTLRRNPKELLIDNK; encoded by the coding sequence ATGATAAAAAATGCATTTGCTTATGTAACTAGAAAAAGTTTAAAATCATTAATTATTATGTTAGTTATTTTGGCTATGTCAACTTTAAGTCTTATTAGTTTATCTATTAAAGATGCTACGGACAGAGCTTCAAAAGAAACATTTGCTAATATAACAAATAGTTTTTCTATGGAGATAAATAGACAAGTAAATCCGGGAACACCTAGAGGTGGAGGAAATGTAAAAGGTGAAGATATTAAAAAGATATCTCAAACAGATAGTATAGACTCCTATGTAAAAAGAATAAACAGTGTTGCAGATTTAGTTGATTATGATATTATTGAAACTCAAGAGACTCTTGCAAATCAATCGCCTGAAAGAGCAAAGAATTTTAAAAGAACAGTGATGTTAACCGGAGTTAACGACTCATCAAAAGAAACAAAATTTGTATCAGGAGCATATAAATTAGTAGAAGGAAAGCATTTAGAAAATGAAGATAAAAATAAAATCTTAATGCATAAAGACTTGGCTGAAAAAAATAATCTTAAAGTTGGAGATAAGATAAAAATAAAATCTAATTTATTTGATGCTGATAACGAGAAACATGCAGATGAAACAGTAGAAGTAGAAATCAAAGGTTTATTCGATGGGCATAATAGCGGTGGAGTAAGTGCAGCACAAGAACTATACGAAAATACATTAATTACTGATGTTCATACAGCTGCTAAAGTTTATGGTAATACAGAAGATACAGCTGTATACCAGGATGCAACATTCTTTGTAAAAGGTGATAAGAATCTTGATAGTGTAATAAAAGATATTAAGAAATTAGATATAAATTGGAGAGCATATAATCTGATTAAAAGTTCATCAAATTACCCTGCATTACAACAATCTATATCAGGTATCTACTCAATTTCAAACAAATTATTTGCTGGCTCATTAATATTTGCAGGAGTTGTAGTTTCATTATTACTATTATTATGGATGAATGCCAGAAAGAAGGAAATAGCAGTATTACTATCATTAGGTAAATCAAAATTAGAAATTTTTGGTCAATTCCTATTTGAGATGGTATTTATATCAATCCCCGCATATGCTGGTTCTTATTTCTTAGCTCAATATACAGCTGAAAAGCTTGGAAATAATATATTGAACAAGGTTACTGGCAATATAGCAAAACAAATAGGTAGACAATCCGCATCCAGTCAATTAGGTGGTGGGGCAGAAGCTGAAGGATTTAACAAGACATTATCAAGTTTAGATATAAATGTATTACCTAAATTCATAGTTTATGTAGTTATATTTATGAGTTTAGTACTTCTTGTATCTTTGATTATTTCTTCATTCAATACATTAAGAAGAAATCCAAAAGAATTATTAATCGACAATAAATAA